One Gammaproteobacteria bacterium DNA segment encodes these proteins:
- a CDS encoding nitroreductase — MANAPSNRPAIDTINELLASAIQAPSNHNTQPWRFFVAADHIDLYADRTRALPVNDPEDRELTISCGCALMNLRVAAAHRGLATVVDDTPKSADEDLLATVSFQDAPATPAEARLHGAIAPRRTYRRRFAAREVQEQEVAALQQAARDEWAWLQTYSGVAQRHELAALVGEGDAIQWANPSWRRELAMWMHPRRSGDGLTVPGLLAPVAHMVVRRFDMGDGRAAKDAELAEESPLLAVLGTPGDGVLDWLRAGQALQRVLLTAHGMGLQASYLNQPIQVAELRPRLQDYLARDGLPQILLRLGHAADTLPATPRRALGDVID, encoded by the coding sequence ATGGCCAACGCCCCATCCAACAGGCCCGCTATAGACACCATCAACGAGCTGCTGGCCAGCGCCATCCAGGCACCCTCCAACCACAACACTCAGCCGTGGCGCTTCTTCGTCGCGGCGGACCATATCGATCTCTATGCGGACCGTACCCGGGCCCTGCCCGTCAACGACCCCGAGGACCGGGAACTCACCATCAGCTGCGGCTGCGCCCTGATGAACCTGCGGGTGGCCGCGGCCCACCGCGGGCTGGCCACGGTGGTGGACGACACCCCGAAGAGCGCGGACGAAGATCTGCTGGCCACCGTCAGCTTCCAGGACGCCCCCGCGACGCCGGCCGAGGCCCGGCTCCATGGCGCCATCGCCCCACGCCGCACCTATCGGCGGCGCTTCGCGGCGCGGGAGGTGCAGGAACAGGAGGTGGCGGCATTGCAGCAGGCCGCCCGCGACGAATGGGCGTGGCTCCAGACTTACAGCGGGGTGGCCCAGCGCCATGAGCTGGCCGCCCTCGTCGGCGAAGGCGATGCCATCCAGTGGGCCAACCCCAGTTGGCGCCGCGAACTGGCCATGTGGATGCACCCCCGTCGCAGCGGCGACGGCCTGACCGTTCCCGGTCTCCTGGCACCGGTGGCCCATATGGTGGTGCGCCGCTTCGACATGGGCGACGGCCGTGCCGCCAAAGACGCTGAACTGGCGGAGGAATCACCGCTGCTGGCGGTGCTGGGCACCCCGGGCGACGGGGTGCTGGATTGGCTCAGGGCCGGTCAGGCCCTCCAGCGCGTGTTGTTGACGGCCCACGGCATGGGCCTCCAGGCCTCCTACCTCAACCAGCCCATCCAGGTCGCGGAGCTGCGACCCCGGCTCCAGGATTACCTGGCCCGGGACGGCCTGCCCCAAATCCTGCTGCGCCTCGGTCATGCCGCCGACACCCTGCCCGCCACGCCACGACGCGCCTTGGGCGACGTCATCGATTGA
- a CDS encoding FAD-binding oxidoreductase: MDKSRLSPGGATPDPLELRALAMATEQRQRRARAMLQERAAACRDPALGRLLARAAAGNHQRATRTAAWLGRGKGLPPKTPPTEAAARRNTEDPLLRERIDVTPDLLILRMDRPAGFEYRAGQHVKMGVPGLLRTFSLVSAPHEPHLEFFVELVPGGQLAERLRPLRPGAAMALDARAKGDLSLDPARPRHLMVATVTGIAPYVSLLRDHFHRGPGDRRFIVLVGASHGDELGYRDELEALAARHPGAVTVVPTISRPQDPRNAGWQGATGRVDVLAATAAEDYGLAPGDTAVYACGNPGMVDAVASHFMAAGFAVYTEPYD, from the coding sequence ATGGACAAGTCCAGGCTTTCCCCGGGCGGAGCCACGCCTGACCCTCTTGAGCTGCGCGCCCTCGCCATGGCCACCGAGCAGCGCCAGCGCCGGGCGCGGGCAATGCTCCAGGAGCGTGCCGCCGCCTGCCGGGACCCGGCCCTGGGGCGGTTGCTGGCACGGGCCGCGGCGGGCAATCACCAGCGGGCCACGCGCACCGCCGCCTGGCTGGGCCGCGGGAAGGGTTTGCCGCCCAAGACGCCGCCCACCGAGGCCGCCGCCCGCCGAAATACGGAGGACCCTCTGCTGCGGGAGCGCATCGACGTTACCCCCGATCTGCTGATCCTGAGGATGGACCGGCCCGCCGGCTTCGAGTACCGGGCGGGCCAACACGTGAAGATGGGCGTGCCGGGGCTGCTGCGCACCTTCTCCCTGGTCTCCGCACCCCACGAGCCCCATCTGGAGTTCTTCGTCGAACTGGTGCCGGGCGGGCAGCTGGCGGAGCGGCTGCGGCCCTTGCGGCCGGGGGCCGCCATGGCCCTCGACGCCCGCGCCAAGGGTGACCTCAGCCTCGACCCCGCCCGGCCCCGGCACCTCATGGTGGCCACCGTCACGGGCATCGCCCCCTACGTATCGTTGTTGCGAGACCATTTCCACCGCGGCCCCGGCGACCGGCGCTTCATCGTCCTGGTGGGGGCCAGCCATGGCGACGAGCTGGGCTACCGGGATGAATTGGAGGCCCTGGCGGCCCGCCATCCCGGCGCCGTCACCGTCGTCCCCACCATCAGCCGTCCCCAAGACCCCCGCAACGCCGGCTGGCAGGGCGCCACGGGCCGCGTGGACGTCCTCGCGGCCACCGCCGCGGAGGACTACGGGCTCGCCCCCGGCGACACCGCCGTCTATGCCTGCGGCAACCCGGGCATGGTGGATGCCGTGGCGTCCCACTTCATGGCCGCGGGCTTTGCCGTGTACACCGAGCCGTACGACTGA
- a CDS encoding DEAD/DEAH box helicase family protein: MNEAETRAELIDPALKAAGWGVVEASRVRREVISLGRLQGAGKRAKQDIADYVLIYRGQKLAVIEAKKRGLAATEGLAQAKRYAGRLQARFAYATNGDGIYRVDMATGAEGPVDAYPSPDGLWAETFGDRDHGHNTWRERFGAVPFEDKGGFWQARYYQHNAINQTLEAIAAGRDRILLTLATGTGKTAIAFQIAWKLFHARWSLAARASGTPARQPRVLFLADRNILANQAFNDFSAFPEDALVRIDPEAIRKRGRVPKNGNIFFTIFQTFMTGRDGEGDPAPNFGDYPPDFFDFIVIDECHRGGANDEGNWRGILEYFRPAVQLGLTATPRRAQNADTYAYFGEPVYIYSLKEGINDGYLTPFKVRQIATTLDDYIYTADDQVIEGEVEAGRRYTEDDFNRVIEIAERERYRVRLFMAQMDPREKTLVFCATQEHALAVRDLINQLKTSTDPHYCERVTANDGKEGERFLGLFRDNERTIPTILTTSQKLSTGVDARNVRNIVLMRPVNSMIEFKQIIGRGTRLYDGKDYFTIHDFVKAYEHFSDPEWDGEPLAPEPCARCGHTPCTCAVVVPGPCPECGRQPCVCKIAGEEPCEVCGERPCACGKRRRLRIKLADGKERTIQHMSATSFWSPDGRPISAAEFIQRLFGDMPALFRNEDQLRALWCRPDTRRKLLEGLEEKGYGGEQLAEVGRLIEAENSDLYDVLAYIAFNLAPVTRAERVASHRERILQGHDYRQREFLGFVLDHYVARGVGELDTAKLPHLIELKYHSVGDAVRELGPVGSIREVFEGFQRHLY, translated from the coding sequence ATGAACGAAGCCGAGACCCGCGCCGAGCTCATCGACCCCGCCCTGAAGGCGGCGGGCTGGGGCGTGGTGGAGGCCAGCCGGGTGCGGCGTGAGGTCATCAGCCTCGGCCGGTTGCAGGGCGCCGGCAAGCGCGCGAAGCAGGATATTGCCGACTACGTACTGATCTATCGCGGCCAGAAGCTGGCGGTCATCGAGGCCAAGAAGCGCGGTCTGGCGGCCACCGAAGGGCTGGCCCAGGCCAAGCGCTACGCCGGACGCCTGCAGGCCCGCTTCGCCTATGCCACCAACGGCGATGGCATCTACCGGGTGGACATGGCCACCGGCGCGGAAGGACCGGTGGACGCCTATCCGTCGCCGGATGGCCTGTGGGCCGAGACCTTCGGCGACCGGGACCATGGGCACAACACCTGGCGCGAACGCTTCGGCGCCGTGCCCTTCGAGGACAAGGGCGGTTTCTGGCAGGCGCGCTATTACCAGCACAACGCCATCAACCAGACCCTGGAGGCCATCGCCGCCGGTCGCGACCGTATCCTGCTCACTCTGGCCACCGGCACCGGCAAGACGGCCATCGCCTTCCAGATCGCCTGGAAGCTGTTTCATGCCCGCTGGAGCCTGGCGGCACGGGCCTCCGGTACGCCGGCCCGCCAGCCGCGGGTGCTGTTCCTGGCCGACCGCAACATCCTCGCCAACCAGGCCTTCAACGACTTCTCGGCCTTCCCCGAGGATGCCCTGGTGCGCATCGACCCCGAGGCCATCCGCAAGCGGGGGCGGGTGCCGAAGAACGGCAATATCTTCTTCACCATCTTCCAGACCTTCATGACCGGGCGCGACGGCGAGGGCGATCCGGCGCCCAATTTCGGAGACTACCCGCCGGACTTCTTCGATTTCATCGTCATCGATGAATGCCACCGGGGTGGGGCCAACGACGAGGGCAACTGGCGCGGCATCCTGGAGTACTTCCGGCCGGCCGTGCAGCTTGGCCTCACCGCGACACCCAGGCGCGCCCAGAATGCCGACACTTACGCCTACTTCGGCGAGCCCGTCTATATCTATTCGCTGAAGGAGGGCATCAACGACGGCTACTTGACCCCCTTCAAGGTGCGCCAGATCGCCACCACCCTGGATGACTATATCTACACCGCGGATGATCAGGTCATCGAGGGCGAGGTGGAGGCCGGCCGGCGCTATACCGAGGACGACTTCAACCGAGTCATCGAGATTGCCGAGCGCGAGCGCTATCGGGTAAGGCTGTTCATGGCCCAGATGGACCCGCGCGAGAAGACCCTCGTATTCTGCGCCACCCAGGAACACGCTCTGGCGGTGCGGGACCTGATCAACCAGCTCAAGACCAGCACCGACCCCCACTACTGCGAGCGGGTTACCGCCAACGACGGCAAGGAAGGCGAGCGTTTTCTGGGGTTGTTTCGGGACAACGAGAGGACCATCCCCACCATCCTCACCACCTCCCAGAAGCTCTCCACGGGCGTGGATGCGCGCAATGTGCGCAACATCGTCCTGATGCGCCCGGTCAATTCCATGATCGAGTTCAAGCAGATCATCGGCCGCGGCACTCGCCTGTATGACGGCAAGGACTACTTCACCATCCATGATTTCGTGAAGGCCTACGAGCATTTCAGCGATCCGGAGTGGGACGGCGAGCCCCTGGCCCCCGAACCTTGTGCGCGCTGCGGCCATACGCCCTGCACCTGCGCCGTGGTCGTGCCCGGGCCCTGCCCGGAATGTGGCCGGCAGCCCTGTGTCTGCAAAATTGCAGGTGAGGAGCCCTGCGAGGTTTGCGGTGAGCGGCCCTGCGCGTGCGGGAAGCGGCGCCGGCTCCGCATCAAGCTGGCGGATGGCAAGGAGCGCACCATCCAGCACATGAGCGCCACCAGCTTCTGGAGCCCCGACGGCAGGCCCATATCCGCCGCAGAGTTCATCCAGCGCCTGTTCGGCGACATGCCCGCACTGTTCAGGAACGAAGACCAACTGCGTGCCCTGTGGTGCCGCCCGGACACCCGCAGGAAGCTGCTGGAAGGGCTGGAGGAGAAAGGCTACGGTGGCGAGCAACTGGCCGAGGTGGGCAGGCTGATCGAGGCCGAAAACAGCGACCTCTACGACGTGCTGGCCTATATCGCCTTCAACCTGGCGCCAGTGACGCGGGCCGAGCGGGTCGCGTCACACCGCGAGCGGATCCTTCAGGGCCACGACTACCGCCAGCGGGAATTCCTGGGCTTCGTACTGGACCACTACGTGGCGCGGGGCGTGGGCGAGCTGGATACCGCCAAACTGCCCCATCTGATCGAACTGAAATACCACAGCGTAGGGGACGCCGTGAGGGAACTGGGCCCGGTGGGCAGCATTCGTGAGGTATTCGAGGGATTTCAGCGCCATCTGTATTGA
- a CDS encoding LysR substrate-binding domain-containing protein, producing the protein MELRQLRSLVAVAECDFSVSRAAQRLHLVQPAVSHHLKQLEEQLGTELFRRQGKRLTGLNEIGLRVLGYAREALAATTSITAIGRDHAGHEADMLRIAATHTQARYVLPPVIRRFTADFPEVSLELHQGTPAQLIDMVLRDSVDLAVCTEGLGEHSDLVAVPCYRWNRCLITPPHHPVLARKGLDLEALCAYPLITYVFGFTGRGSLSRAFAREGLRPRVVLAAADTDVIKTYVREGMGIGIIAAMAYQPEADADLAQRDLAHLFPWEVTRIAYRRDRYLGRSAQRFIDAFQAETAALQATNNGPFNTLRAHDL; encoded by the coding sequence ATGGAACTTCGCCAGCTCCGCTCCCTCGTGGCCGTCGCCGAGTGCGACTTCAGCGTCAGCCGGGCGGCACAACGCCTGCACCTGGTTCAGCCCGCGGTCTCCCATCACCTGAAGCAGCTGGAGGAGCAACTGGGAACGGAACTGTTCCGGCGTCAGGGCAAGCGCCTCACCGGCCTCAACGAGATCGGGCTACGGGTGCTCGGCTACGCGCGGGAGGCCCTGGCGGCGACCACCAGCATCACGGCCATCGGCCGCGATCACGCCGGCCACGAGGCGGACATGCTGCGCATCGCCGCCACCCACACTCAGGCCCGCTACGTGCTACCCCCGGTGATCCGCCGCTTTACCGCAGACTTCCCCGAGGTGTCCCTCGAACTCCATCAGGGCACCCCCGCCCAGCTCATCGACATGGTGCTGCGGGACAGCGTCGACCTGGCGGTGTGCACGGAAGGGCTGGGCGAACACAGCGACCTGGTGGCGGTACCCTGCTACCGCTGGAACCGCTGCCTCATCACCCCACCGCACCATCCGGTGCTCGCTCGCAAGGGTCTGGACCTCGAGGCCCTGTGCGCGTACCCCCTCATTACCTATGTCTTCGGCTTCACCGGCCGCGGCAGCCTGAGCAGGGCATTTGCAAGGGAAGGCTTACGGCCGCGGGTGGTGCTGGCGGCCGCCGACACGGACGTCATCAAGACTTACGTGCGCGAGGGCATGGGGATCGGGATCATCGCCGCCATGGCCTACCAGCCCGAGGCGGACGCCGATCTGGCGCAACGGGACCTGGCTCATCTGTTCCCCTGGGAGGTGACCCGGATCGCCTATCGGCGGGACCGCTACCTGGGCCGCTCCGCGCAGCGCTTCATCGACGCCTTCCAGGCCGAGACCGCAGCGCTCCAGGCCACGAATAATGGTCCCTTCAACACACTCCGCGCCCATGACCTTTGA
- a CDS encoding SLC13 family permease, giving the protein MTFEIALVFVLIAAALFLFASEALPMDVTALVILVTVTGIPILFHSEGLVARGIDLEAAFPTVSEGLSGLSSPATVTVLCMFILSAGIQRSGLIHVAGKRLFPMLGTSEIRQLLVIALLVGPVSGFINNTAAVAMAIPLVVSMARQRGIQASRMLMAVSFFGMLGGTLTLIGTSTNILASTILKDEPAFGRDIGMFEFTHLGAIVLGAGLLYFITVGRWLLPAKDAAPVDHEEKESYVLELGVHEASPLVGQTLEDAGFRDRTGVEVLKLVRGNTGHDKRAETIKVAPGDILQVRASLRQIMDLMTSDRVEVLSEFGKPHRVRGDAALVSVLLRNRFVFNGRTAAWVDFWERYRARLIGISSEDRPDSRRLEREKLHVGETVLVEISDSALHRLRRHPDVVVLGEFEDDYDRRRMWLAGGIVGAVVMLAAFTPLPIVVAAIAGVVAMVLSGCMPKEEMYDSVSWDVIFLLAGVIPLGIAMTKSGAAEWLSGLLAAQAGDWHPVLVLMVLYLFTTVLTELVSNNASVVILVPVGISLAEALGLPPFPLVLAIMFAASTSFLSPIGYQTNTMIYGTGVYRFSDFARMGAPLNALLMVVTSVAIWLLWLE; this is encoded by the coding sequence ATGACCTTTGAGATCGCCCTCGTATTCGTCCTCATCGCCGCCGCCCTGTTCCTGTTTGCCAGCGAGGCCCTGCCCATGGATGTCACCGCGCTGGTGATCCTGGTGACGGTGACGGGTATTCCCATCCTGTTCCACTCCGAGGGGCTGGTGGCCCGAGGGATCGACCTCGAGGCCGCCTTCCCCACGGTCTCCGAGGGCCTGTCGGGGCTCTCCAGCCCGGCGACGGTCACCGTGCTGTGCATGTTCATCCTGTCGGCGGGCATCCAGCGCTCCGGGCTGATCCACGTGGCCGGCAAGCGGCTGTTTCCCATGCTGGGCACCTCGGAGATACGCCAGCTGCTGGTGATCGCCCTGCTAGTGGGTCCGGTGTCCGGCTTCATCAACAACACCGCCGCCGTGGCCATGGCCATCCCGCTGGTGGTCAGCATGGCCCGCCAGCGCGGCATCCAGGCCTCCCGCATGCTGATGGCCGTCAGCTTCTTCGGCATGCTGGGCGGCACCCTGACCCTCATCGGCACCTCCACCAACATCCTGGCCTCCACCATCCTCAAGGACGAGCCCGCCTTCGGCCGCGACATCGGGATGTTCGAATTCACCCATCTCGGCGCCATCGTCCTCGGCGCGGGGCTGCTGTACTTCATCACCGTCGGCCGCTGGCTGCTGCCGGCAAAGGATGCCGCGCCGGTGGACCACGAGGAGAAGGAGTCCTACGTGCTGGAGCTCGGCGTCCACGAGGCCAGCCCCCTGGTGGGCCAGACCCTCGAGGACGCCGGCTTCCGGGACAGGACGGGGGTGGAGGTGCTCAAGCTGGTGCGGGGAAACACCGGCCACGACAAGCGCGCCGAGACCATCAAGGTAGCCCCCGGCGACATCCTGCAGGTGCGTGCCAGCCTGCGCCAGATCATGGATCTCATGACCTCCGATCGGGTGGAGGTTCTGTCGGAGTTCGGCAAGCCCCACCGCGTGCGTGGCGACGCCGCCCTGGTGTCGGTGCTGCTGCGCAACCGTTTCGTTTTCAACGGCCGCACCGCCGCCTGGGTGGACTTCTGGGAGCGCTACCGCGCGCGCCTCATCGGCATCAGCTCCGAGGACCGGCCGGACAGCAGGCGCCTGGAGAGGGAAAAACTGCATGTGGGCGAGACGGTGCTGGTGGAGATATCCGACAGCGCCCTGCACCGCCTGCGCAGACACCCCGACGTGGTGGTGCTCGGGGAGTTCGAGGACGACTACGATCGCCGCAGGATGTGGCTTGCCGGGGGCATCGTCGGCGCCGTCGTCATGCTGGCGGCGTTCACCCCCCTGCCCATCGTCGTGGCCGCCATCGCCGGCGTGGTGGCGATGGTGCTCAGCGGGTGCATGCCCAAGGAGGAGATGTATGACAGCGTGTCCTGGGACGTCATCTTCCTGCTCGCCGGGGTCATCCCCTTAGGTATCGCCATGACCAAATCCGGCGCCGCCGAGTGGCTGAGCGGCCTGCTCGCCGCCCAGGCCGGCGACTGGCACCCGGTGCTGGTGCTGATGGTCCTCTACCTCTTCACTACAGTGCTTACCGAGCTCGTCAGCAACAACGCCTCAGTGGTGATCCTGGTGCCGGTGGGCATCTCCCTGGCCGAGGCCCTCGGGCTGCCCCCCTTTCCCCTGGTGCTGGCAATCATGTTCGCCGCCTCCACCAGCTTCCTTTCCCCCATCGGCTACCAGACCAACACCATGATCTACGGCACCGGAGTCTACCGCTTCTCCGACTTCGCCCGCATGGGCGCGCCCCTCAATGCCCTGCTGATGGTGGTCACCAGCGTCGCCATCTGGCTGTTATGGCTGGAATGA
- a CDS encoding TusE/DsrC/DsvC family sulfur relay protein yields MHTDNQTFDSVQPVTVVPLDEDGFLVEGSLWSRELAESLAELEGLGPLTDRHWRLIDHVRERFQRVGGVSALRLVCRATGIPRDEVKALFGDCRTIWYIAGLPNPGEEARTYF; encoded by the coding sequence ATGCACACCGACAATCAAACCTTCGACAGCGTCCAGCCGGTCACGGTGGTGCCCCTGGACGAAGACGGCTTTCTCGTCGAGGGCTCGTTGTGGAGCCGGGAACTCGCGGAGAGCCTCGCCGAATTGGAGGGGCTCGGCCCCCTGACCGACCGCCACTGGCGTCTGATCGACCATGTGCGGGAACGCTTCCAGCGGGTGGGTGGCGTATCCGCCTTGCGTCTGGTGTGCCGCGCCACCGGCATCCCGCGGGACGAGGTCAAGGCCCTCTTCGGGGATTGCCGGACCATCTGGTACATCGCCGGGCTGCCGAATCCCGGCGAGGAGGCGCGGACCTATTTCTGA